Within Conger conger chromosome 3, fConCon1.1, whole genome shotgun sequence, the genomic segment TGCACAACAATAGCAAGTTTTTGCACAGTGAATGAACGGGGAAACATGAAGGAAAAGGTTTATTTGTGTGCAGTGCTAAGCCTAATCAccatttttgtagccttctccttcttggtggaaataaaccatcttcattctgtgttttgtatgcatttatttgtcatttatttatcagTGTCCACCTCATTTTctacttatttttttccacacaaaaTTGCTCTCTGCATCGCTTATCTTATGGAATCAGTCCACCATGGACTCTAACCTCCCTCCCCTTTGCCTCCCCAGTGCGTCCAATCCTGACCAGGTCTTTCTCCCCATCGCCAACTGGCTGCCAAAAGAGAACCCCATTCTTGAGGATGACATTGGACCACTGGTTCAACATACCTATGAGGTCAGAACCTCCCCTCTTACTGATGCCTCTATGCCATTTCTGAACGAATGGAAAATTCACCGTATGCCAGGCTTGGTTAGGTTAATCATTCCTTTTTTGTTTCCGTTGACAGTTTGCTTGACAGTCAGTCTGTACTTGATTATTGGCACACTTTGTGATTGATATTGTACTTTTGAGGTTGACTTGTGTTGAATTATCTTTCTCACTGTGCCAAATGTGCTTGGTAATATGTTTACTCCTGTATTATTTTATGCAGTTACGCTTTATAAAGAACCTAACTGCTTTATGAACTGTTCTTTTCATCCAGCCATACTGTGTGCACAGTCCTGCAAGTCGTTCTGGGGGGTATTTTCTACTAAGTGAATGAATGTGAATCACCGTTTTCAGCTTCGGAACAACGGCCCAAGCACCTTCAGCAAGGCCATGCTGGAAATATCCTGGCCCTACAGGTTCCACAATGGCTCCCTACTCTACATCACCAAGTATGAGGTGGAGGGACCCATGAACTGCAGCACTGACATGGAGATAAACCCTCTGAATGTCACGGTACGCTACCCCCGTGCTGCCCGCTATTTTATCACCGCATGCCGGGCTGTCTGAGTCGCTCCCTATCAGGATGTTGAATGAGACCAAGCATACCAAGCTTTGGGATTTCCTGCTTTTTCGATTCCCAGAATCCCACGGCTGCAGGGACGAACGAGACAATTCCAGAGAGTGGAGACCGGACTGAAGGCGGGAAGCGGAATCACGTGCACCGCCGCGACCTGGAAGAAAAACGGATGGACGGGGAGTCCCTGGAGATACTGGTACCTTCACCCCACATGAACAGCGGGCATGCCACTACTGAATGTCTCGCACCATATGAAAACAATTGACATTTGGTGCATGATGCACGCTGCTGTCCGCTATTGAACCTAGTGCTGCCATCGCAAATTGTTGCTTGCTTAGTTGCATTGGTTAGTTATGAGTCCGGTAGGAAGACTGGTTATCAGATTACTAGACTGACTCTTTTGAGTGATCCGATGGTTAGGCTATTAGTGCTGAGCGATTAGTGTTTTTTGAGTTTGGTTCAATTTTGATTCGGTTTTGGAAAATACTTGTGCTTTTCGATTTCAAtgtagcttttttcttttttttcttttaatgtgaatattcaatgaaaaatgaaaatgaaaattactaatttttttaattggaaTGTTAAATACTaactttattaaataaaaagagCTATAAAACTTATTTTCAAAGGTTCCAATGTTGTGACTGCATATTACAACAAATCGCTTTCATAAATTTATTTGGTGATTTTATCATATATCTCCCTTATCATATAGTCTGCTATTGGCTGTGGAAGTAAAATGATATTCTCTTCGGCAGGCAGTCAGCCAGCCTGCCATCATTATCGACTGCTCCCAACCTACTGTTTTCAGTCTTCCTCACAAGACAGCAACATTGCCAAAATCATTAGACCAATTTCGAGGCCAATTAAAAATTACATTCTGCTTCTTAGAAAATGGCCAAGTTGTTAGATGCTCtatggaatatacactcagtgagcactttattagggaattcttttttagacttattggtcttctgctgctgtagaggtcctatccacttagaggtttgatgcattgtgtgttctgagatgctcttctgtataccactatTTTAATGCTTGGTtaattgcattactgtcaccttcctgtcagctggcccttctcccctacctctctcattagcagaactgctgctcactggatgtttttgcaccattctctgcaaactctagagaatgttgtgcatgaaactcccaagagatcagcagtttctgaaatactcaaaccaccctgtttggcaccaacaaccatagTTAATAtcacttagaccacatttcttccccattctgacatttggtcagacAGCCAaatctcttgaccatatctgcatttttttaatgcatttagttgctgctacatgattggctgattacatttttgcattaacaagctggtgtacaggtctacctaataaagtgatcacacTGTATGTGTTGTTCTTGAACCTGAGCACTTGTGATGTGTTTACATTCTCAGGACTGCACAAAAACTGAATGCGTGAAGATCAAGTGCCAGGTGGGCCGCCTGGAGAAGGGAAAGAGCGCTGTCCTGTTCATCCGCTCCCGATTGGGCGTGGCAACCTTCCTCACGGTGAGAGCCCCCCCCACAACCATCCCACGCCATCTGTacacctgttctgttctgtgtgatGGTAACCGGCTCTCTCTCCTTACCTTAGGCAGAGGTCCAGAACCGGTCATATAGTGTGGAGTCCTCTGCTACCTTCAATGTCATAGAAATGCCCTACAAAAATCTGGTGTCGGAGCTCCCATCAGACTCCACACGAGTGAGTATTTGAGCTGAAGAACCTCAGTTTGGTGGATGAAGGCGAAACGGGAAGACGTGCCTTCGACAGTGAAATGCGACTGACCCCAGCCAACCCCGCCTCTCTCTAACCCCAGGTCAACACGGCCGTGATCTGGGCCCAGACTGGGACAGCACAACCAGTTCCAGGTTGGGTGATCGCCCTGGCGGTTTTGGCCGGGCTCCTGCTCCTGGCTCTGCTCATCTTTATCATGTACAAGGTAAGCAACCTTCCTGCAGCCCCTCCATCTCCTATGCTGCTGTTAAATGTCTACTCGCCGTGTGAGACTGAGGTGGCACTCCAGCAATTCCACAGACTGGGAGGTGGAGGCCCTCTACTGGTTCAGAAGGGTTGAGGTGGATGGGGAACTACATGTGAAAAATGCCACAGGTGCTTAGGCTGATCGATCAGAAAGACATCGATGGGGCATGATACACATGTATATTGTTGTTGTAATTAAGCCAAAGAAACTCCATTCCCTCCTTGACCAAATGTCCTTGTTCTGTTCACGTGACAGTTTGTACTTGCACAGTGCCTCTCTGTAGAATAACATGTTGTTAGGCAGGCAGAAAAATTAATTCCATATCTATCTGAAGATTGTAATATAATGTTATAAAAGCATTATACATTATGATAAGAGATGGGTCATAGAAAATGTTTCCACTCATGAAGTGGGTCTTGGAAtgtttgtgagtttgtgctttgcccccctcccccacttccTTCCCTCAGCTGGGCTTCTTCAAGCGTGTGCGGCCGCCCCAGGAGGACTGCACGGAGAAGGAACAGCTGCAGCCGCAGGAGAACGGCAATGCTGAGGCCTGAGGGCCCCAAACTCTGTAAAATCCCTCTCTCCGAGGCAGTTACGACTCTGCCCTACGGGGGGGGCGGAGTGAAAGGGTGCAGAAAGTGTGTGATACCGAGTGGTACTGACAAACATAGCAGTTGGGAATGGAGGCTGAGCACTGCTATGTACTGCTAGGTTACTCCCATTTGTTGCGCTGGTGAGGAGCTCAGGGCTTCTTCAATGTGGACTACTTTATGCATTTTAGTGCACTGATATTTTTATAGTTTATGTCTGTCTTCAGTTCATAAATGCAAACTTGAGAGGCCAAGTGGTAATGTTTTGTACAGTAAAACAAACCCTATTCCATCTTTACTATGGTCTGTGTGAAACTTCAAACTAATCTAATCTGACTGCAGTAATTTAGTATTTTTGGAAATGGCTACTGCCAATGGGTGGGTTTCGGGGCTTTGTGTTtgctgtggggtttttttgtctaATGATGTTGTAcataaaatgggaaaatgtttGGGTAAATTAAATACAGTCTCAATGATTTCAAATGCAAGGCATGGTGTACAACGTGGTGCCAATTAATGGTTACATTTCAAGCCAGTCAtctaacaaattattattattattattattattattattattttgagataGTATTATCACCCTTTCCAAGGACACTCTATTGATCTTATATTGTACAGTATCCAGAATATTTCTAGAGCACAAATTTAAACTCCTGTGTTATATACTTAAAcataataattgtaaataagGCTTGTACGTTTTTGTGGATATATTAAAAAGCCCATGCCAGATTCATATACCTATATACGTATAACACAGCAGAATTTTTTAGTATCCTCTGTGGACTGTTTTCTTTTTGGGAGACAAATATGAGTTTGTGTAAACTTACTTAGAATATTTGCGGTGCCTACGTTGTGTCTTTTCCGTGCTTTTAAGTTACGTATGTCTTACTCAAATCTGTTGGAACTTATTCACCGCATTCCGCATTCACATGCATTAAACAATACACGACAATAAATAGCTGTCATATTTTCATAGCtggaaaaaaaatggttttactGTAAATTCGAGACATTTCAGGAAAAGGATGTCCCTTATTTTATccagcaagaaaaaaatatatatacactcagtgagcaatttatttggtagacctgtacaccagcttattaatataaatatttaatcagccaatcaagtggcAGGTCTTGTTTTATGCACACAAGCtctacagtttacagagaatggtgcaaaaaacaaaaagcatccagtgagcatctctgaatacacaacccATGAAAccacttaagtggataggctacagcaacagacaACCAATATGTCAAAGAAATCtcaaattcctaataaagtgctcactgagtgtatatcagatTCAAGATTATTGTGCATTAAATTGTCTGAATTAATTGTGTAATGTGCAaattagtttgttttcatttatgatttgttttaaaaattttaTTAGGCTTTTAGATTTCTTTAAAGTAGCTTTGTTCCCTTGTAGTGTAATGTGAAATCACCTGGGTATTAATTTAAAGTATGGAATTctggaaaataatttataaGAACAAAGAATAGCATTAACAATAATTGTTTTAAAGTGGggacattttaattaatctttgtttttttaatcatatgCAGATTTAATATGTAAAATTTTACGTTTAAAGTTTTGGACTTCATTCAGtcaaataaaccaaataaaattaattgtgttggatacaattaaaaacaaagtaTATGCTGTCCGATGTTTGTAGTATGATTGAAtggagtacaggtgtgtaataATTGTAACAGTAATATGCATacccaggtttttttttctgcagaagATAATATTAATCTGCACATTCCAATGGTAACATGAGACCAGCTACATCCCCAGATTATGAAGCATGGGGCTTTATTCATGAAAGAAGACGCACAAGCAACTTCGTAACTTACCGTGAGGTGAGTTGTGGTACCATCCAAATCTATGAGGAAAGCTACTTTTGTTTGTAGAAGCATACCTGGTTGTTAAGAAACAAATACCCTACCATACAAACCAATCTGGTACCAATCTGGTACCAATCTGTGGCCAGGTGGCTGTTTCTTTTCAATGAATCACTTCGCCTCATCTTTTAGATGCTCCATGTCAAGTAAGCAAGCAATTTGAACACATTTAAACACGGGACTAACTTAACATGTCAAACATGTTGATGAGTTAAttaattatgtaaaataaattaattaattgaatacaTATTAAACACTGAAAACAAGGGAGAAAGGGACACTGCATGTGCATGAACACCATTTAGTGTCACTAACCTTCGATCTGAAGCTCTATCCATGACCTCCCTGTGTACCAACTGTCTTGTTTTCTCTTTAGATGGCATTCTGTTAAACCGCAAATAATGGCAAGCTTGGAGGCTATTACACCTATAAACAGGGACATTTTAGTTTTTGGTCACTTACCAATTCACTTGAATACACACCGAAAACCATACTAACTTTTAAAGGACgtgccttttttaaattatgtatgatttgatttattgtaaataaagattaaattgtgtcattccatcacttcctgtttcacaagaataaaaaaattatgcaaaatccctttgtcagtatgggaaaagccaaagaattgAATTTAGAAGAGTCTGATGGTAATTGgccatcacaagtctggtaatcggtacaaaaaaaaatacagaaacggttaaacataccacttagctcGTTGCAGACTTGCCATGAAGaggacacacgtgcacactgtccccacggacagtgaggaagatggtgacgGTAAGGACCCCGAGGATCAcaatttaagaattgcagagattggctgcatcttttattgtatgtttatcACAGCAAGGGGGTAACGACCCTCCACTGTGTGTCAGGCCAAATGCCCCTTTAGCTGCgacaaaatgacaataaaaccCAGTCAAAGAAGCTGAAGTTGCATGATAAACTGAAATGAAGGCTagatttgaaaatgtgttaatgttggCTAATAGTTTTCTACTGTGAAATCAATTGTTTAGGATTTGAACACAAACATTTCTCTGTAACACGTTATAAGCTCTTCAAGGCATTTAGTAATCTAAATGCctttcaaatgtttttggaTCTGACACACggttattatttaaatttttttcattgtttatttatcagggacaaTACAAGTTGACCTTGTTAAAGGTTACAAAATGAAACAAGTGCACTGCATACAGGGTTTCTAGATCATGTGCAACTGCTGCCACGTGgcttttgaattaaaaaaaagaaattgcacgaagacaaacaaaaaaacaggataGTTATTTCTTTtagtatttaattaattaatgcaagTCTAATTCTTTTAAAGCCAATTTTTCCATTTCGGCTGGAACAGTATTCCATAAATGTACACTCAACAAGCacttttattaggaacatttttactttattacacctacttattaatgtgattatctaatcacccaattgtgtggcagcagtgcaatgcatatagtcatgtagatacgggtcaggagcttcagttaatgttcacatcaactatcagaatggggaaaaatgtgatcaagtgactttgaccgtggaatgattgttagtggcagacagggtggtttgagtatctcagaaacggctgatctcctgagattttcacatacactagtctctagagcatGGGTGGGCAATTCCCGCCAAGAAATGTatctaaaatgtcagatggcattAATGTTAGAACCAATAAATAATTATGGCCAGctgttggcatgaaaaccagaaacagatatggccctcattgcccacctctgctctagtttgcaaagaatgctggaaaaaaataaaataaaataaaaatccagtgagcggcagttctacagacagaaacggcttgttaatgagagatgtcagaggagaatggccagactggtcaaagcagacaggaaggtgacagtaattcaaaaaagcatctctgaacacacaacacatcataactctaagtggataggctacagcagcagaagtctaaaaaaattagtttaataaatacctaataaagtacttaACTGAGAAGGATGACTTACCAAAGGTTGTTTTACATTGTGATACTCTGCAATTGCCATTTACCAAGCCCCTAGTAGTCCCTTTACTGCTATTTAGTTATTCAGATACAAATTGACTAGTATAGATGGGGCTCGATTGGtcacaaatgtaaatattgatttaattaaagaaaaatgtgTAAACCTGTTAAAGCTGAGGAAATGATACCTTTTGATACAGTGGTGCCATTCATCTATTATTTTCAATGCCTGTTTGTATCATGACAAAGTAGGTTTTAATGTTGACGGGGAGGCCTGGTTCCATGCAGTAACAGTAATATACAGACATGATCAAATTTGTTGGTACCCCTCCACAAAAAATGAAGAATGCACAATCTTCtctgaaataacttgaaactgacaaaagtaattGGCAGCCACCATTGTTTATTCcatatttaataaaacaaatgaaaatggcttGGACAAAAATGATGAGACCCTTAACCTAATATTATGTTGCAGAACTTTAGAGGCAATCACTACAATCAAACATTTTCTGTAGCTCTCAATGACACTTCTGCACCTGATAACAGGAATTTTGTCCCAATCCTCCTGAGCAAACTGCTCCAGCTGTCTCAGGTTCTCCAGACTGCAAGTTTCAGCTCTTTCCATAGATGTTCAACAGGATTCAGATCAGGACTCAGCCACTGCAGAATAGTCCAATGTTTTCTTATCCATTCTTGGGTGCTTTTAGCTCTGCAACTGAAACAGAGCTTTCTAACACTGGGCAGTATGTTTGGCTCCAGAATGCCTTGTAGTCCTGAGATTTCATTGCGCCCTGCACAGATTCAAGGCACCCTGTGCCAGGCGCAGCTAAGCAGCGCCACAACATAACCGAGCATGCATTACAAAACAGATTGCATTATTTCAGCTcatatttcataaaacataatgtGCTACTGAAAACTATTGAGGTATTAATTTTGAACACAATTGTAAGGGTTCATAGTGGGGACAGCCATGTCCTAATAGGAAGCATAGTGAAAATtgtcattttcatacatttaccTTGTGAATGTTTCCATTTACATACTGGAAGAGATTAAATCATACTgtaatgattttttatttatttattagcatttaaagatttattttaccatttcatGCTTTAATTGGAGGGGGCAACAATTTACAAGACAAATGGCCCATAAGTGAAAGCATAAAAAGAACCCCCTTTGTTTAAATTATGAATGGTATCTTGCGAAGACATGTTGGTAATGGCCGATAAACATTAAATAAGCAGTGAATGAATTTCATTTAGGATTTCAAATCCGCTTGACCACACAACGATTCGTGGCTTTAATGAACTCTCCGAGACACGTGGAGATGAGAGAAGCCTCTCCAACGTATATCCCGTTCTCGCCATTACCAAGTCCCCTTCTCTAAGAATCTTTACGGGACAGAGATCGTTCCCTCCATCGCCGACATAACAGATTCTTTCATACTGTACACCGCCCTGTCTCTGACGTTTAATGAAGTCATCCAGAACTCTCCTTTTACACAGATTGACAGGACACTGACCGCATTCATGAGAATGATAGCACTGCACTGACATGTAGCCACGGTCGTCAAAGGTGGCAGGATTTGTAAAGACACTGTCAACCGCAGTTCTGACACCAGCTGCTCCAAGAATCCAGTCAATGAAGATGGAGTTGGAATCGGAGATGATGATGCAGTCAATGTGATTTTTGTTTTGAGAGATGCACGTTAAAACCTCGACCATTCCGTCTGTAAAAGGTATGGATTCCATGACGCTTCGGACATTGTCGCGGCTAACTGCCTGATCTCCTAAATAAGACATCACTCGCCCCATATATTCAGTCCAGCGTCCTTTCTGGTACGAGTTCTTGAGCCAGCTTGGTAGACTTTGGTTAGGAGCACATTTTATCACCCAGGTGTCGCTATTATCGTCCACTATCGTGTGGTCAAAATCGAAAACGACAAGGGACTTCATCTTGTCCAGGAAACgccacttcttcttcttcttcttcttcttcttcttcttcttcttcttcttcttcttcttcttcttcttcttcttcttcttcttcttcttcttcttcttcttcttctt encodes:
- the phospho2 gene encoding pyridoxal phosphate phosphatase PHOSPHO2 yields the protein MKSLVVFDFDHTIVDDNSDTWVIKCAPNQSLPSWLKNSYQKGRWTEYMGRVMSYLGDQAVSRDNVRSVMESIPFTDGMVEVLTCISQNKNHIDCIIISDSNSIFIDWILGAAGVRTAVDSVFTNPATFDDRGYMSVQCYHSHECGQCPVNLCKRRVLDDFIKRQRQGGVQYERICYVGDGGNDLCPVKILREGDLVMARTGYTLERLLSSPRVSESSLKPRIVVWSSGFEILNEIHSLLI